The genomic interval CAACCCTGGTTTTGTAAGTCATTTGTTTTTAATGAGAAGATTTTAGGTCCTGTGCATGCATGCATTTTTGCAATATCAACGCTATTATCTCTAAAAGGCGTAGCTGTCTGGCTTATTCTATAATAGGCATTTTCTAATGTCATAAAGTATTCATACCATGTTTTGGCCGCGCTTTTATGTCCTTCATCTACATATAAGAATTCTACTGTTGACGCAAATTCTATCCCCATTTGTGATTTCGACCATGAAACATCGAATATAGATAAAGTAATGTGTTTTGGAGAGAATACACCAGAAGCAATGATTCCTAAATCTAAGTCTGGAGCATATGTTTTGAATTTATCTACAAATTCGTTGAAAATAATAGTAGTGGGAACTACAATGAGAGTATTAACGCCAATATCACAAACTGTTTTAATCGCTATTTCTGTTTTTCCACCGCCAGTTGGAATTTCAACTATACCTATATAGTGCTTAATAATAGCATTATAAGCATTATATTGATAGTCACGCAACTCTACTGAGTTTGGAATAGGCGTTCCAGAAGGCTTTACACGCAAATCAATTATGTTTGCATCAGGTACTATTTCTATTACGTCATTTATGAGACCAGTGGGAAATTTGTTTTTCTTTACAAATCGTATATTCCAATCCCAAGTGCATTTACCGCAATGTGGAAAAAGAGATATTGCTTCTCTATGTATGTCTTCCCATTGCTTTTTTCTGCGCACTCGTTGAATCGCTCTTTGTACGGCATGGGCAGTGCTACTGCTGAGCTTAGGTATGTGGTCTTTTTCTATGTGATGTATAAGCCCAGATGTTCTACCTGGTATCTCATACTTTAACGCTTCGGATATCCTTCCAATCTCACTGTCACTACCATTTTCTATTCTGCTATACGTATTCTCTATAATAATGTCCATAAAGATCACTACAAAATAGAGGAATCATCTTTGTCCTTGCGTATGCATTTTATGCTTTTGGTGTCTAATGCCAAGGCAAATTCTGACGTGGTATTATAGTTCTATTGCCTTGTCTGGGCAAAATTGCGCGACCAACTCTCCATGGGAAAGTCGTTCCGCGCCTTGGGCGGAAAATACCCAGTACCTGGACTCGCCGCGTCGCTTATAGGGGACTTCTTCCACTACTAAGGCTTGGCCTTCGTGGAGCCAGGCTGCCAGTAAGATCCCTTCTACATGGGCAGCCTGACTCTTGTCCATGGCTAGAACTTGAGCTGCAGGAAGCCTTACTATCTCCTCTTCCGCCACATTTATTTCCTCCACTATCTCAAATGCATAGCCAGACAGGAATACCGCAACCAAGTCCCTATTTGGATCTCCACCCTCAGGAAGGATTCGGAGATGTAGAGGTCCTCCATTCCCTCCAGACAGTTTCTGAATCCTCCCTGCTGGCCAGACGCCGGACTCGTCTGGCACGTCCAACCTGAGCACTGGACGTGTCGCTCCAGCTCTCCACTCCACTCTCTCTCCTCCTGGTTT from Candidatus Cloacimonadota bacterium carries:
- a CDS encoding DEAD/DEAH box helicase family protein, with product MDIIIENTYSRIENGSDSEIGRISEALKYEIPGRTSGLIHHIEKDHIPKLSSSTAHAVQRAIQRVRRKKQWEDIHREAISLFPHCGKCTWDWNIRFVKKNKFPTGLINDVIEIVPDANIIDLRVKPSGTPIPNSVELRDYQYNAYNAIIKHYIGIVEIPTGGGKTEIAIKTVCDIGVNTLIVVPTTIIFNEFVDKFKTYAPDLDLGIIASGVFSPKHITLSIFDVSWSKSQMGIEFASTVEFLYVDEGHKSAAKTWYEYFMTLENAYYRISQTATPFRDNSVDIAKMHACTGPKIFSLKTNDLQNQGWLSKADVKFIRVNCPLHTGSYTNKYRYTIVQNNIRNKIIKELAIRFASEKKRCLIIVNWKEHAQILIEMLKDALTDVVYFNGGMTVKKLHEAKERFLNDCYIAIGTPVVDMGFNVPTIDVLILAGGGRSPGIAQQRLGRSLRIADNKTIATVFDFYDCDDDTFESHSNARISIFKKLKQNVSIINVQDI